A part of Corynebacterium afermentans subsp. lipophilum genomic DNA contains:
- a CDS encoding F0F1 ATP synthase subunit delta yields MKAASREAQSHVTGKLEELIRNADNSVAVAAQIGTELFLTVDQLDTERALRIAVADTSLKSSQREGIIRDVFGNKVAEPTLNILTAAAQQEWSTPREFRAGLVNLGRRALELGAKEQGQLEHVENELYQLSTLLEGEKELTQLLSDRTANPAQKRGLLASVIYGKVTMFTEALALQVIGRPHHNPVDDLAELAAGVAEQRGKAVARVKAAEALSDTQRDALARKLEQIYGREMAIHSEVDPSLLGGMVVRVGDEVIDGSTRGKINRLRTDMAAQAAK; encoded by the coding sequence ATGAAGGCAGCTAGTCGCGAAGCACAGTCGCACGTTACGGGCAAGCTCGAAGAGCTGATCCGGAACGCCGACAATTCCGTCGCCGTGGCTGCGCAGATCGGTACCGAGCTGTTCCTCACCGTGGACCAGCTCGACACCGAGCGCGCACTGCGTATCGCCGTGGCCGACACGTCGCTTAAGTCCTCGCAGCGCGAGGGCATCATCCGCGACGTCTTCGGCAACAAGGTTGCGGAGCCCACCTTGAACATCCTCACCGCTGCAGCGCAGCAGGAGTGGTCGACCCCGCGCGAGTTCCGCGCTGGTCTGGTCAACCTCGGCCGTCGCGCGCTCGAGTTGGGTGCCAAGGAGCAGGGCCAGCTGGAGCATGTGGAAAACGAGCTGTACCAGCTCTCCACGCTGCTCGAAGGGGAGAAGGAGCTGACCCAGCTGCTCTCCGACCGCACCGCGAACCCGGCGCAGAAGCGCGGACTGTTGGCTAGCGTGATTTACGGCAAGGTGACGATGTTCACCGAGGCACTGGCATTGCAGGTTATCGGCCGCCCCCACCACAACCCCGTCGACGACTTGGCCGAGCTGGCCGCAGGCGTCGCGGAGCAGCGTGGCAAGGCTGTCGCTCGCGTGAAAGCCGCTGAGGCACTCAGCGACACCCAGCGCGATGCACTAGCCCGCAAGCTGGAGCAGATTTACGGTCGCGAGATGGCCATCCACTCTGAGGTTGACCCCAGCCTCCTCGGCGGAATGGTTGTCCGTGTGGGCGATGAGGTCATCGACGGTTCGACGCGCGGGAAGATTAACCGCCTTCGCACCGACATGGCAGCCCAGGCGGCCAAATAG